A window of Mucilaginibacter paludis DSM 18603 contains these coding sequences:
- a CDS encoding two-component regulator propeller domain-containing protein, producing MDITKVFLCLLTYIVGLTFTANGQSANRPSVNNVGYQRYAIKTYTTHEGLPSDGTTAALKDKRGFMWIGTMNGLCRFDGYTFKNLVNIPGDSTSITSNYINALIEDRDGRIWVGTMDGLNILDPVTEKFKRFYHKDNAKGSISNNKVWSIFCDTRGVVWVGTDNGFNQYVSKTNSFIIYQPNPHDVYAMKGKSVNAIVEDQYNNLWLGNWSGGLNKFNITTRQFTSYPQLQPPNQKNPNDVWSLFYDRDANLIWVGTYWNGLFSYNPATAKYTAYPANDPENTAAYSILRADHENLIVGGDAGFYWVNTRTRLWTKIGNISNMADGSMYDDEDGIIWLCGKDGLTKVDFKQYKFNFLPLDMKRREVKSLLVNGTATWMATNNGLFRYSADGKTSRLFVHTGNPNSLTSTRISSLYQDNENRLWLTTENGFDRYDEQKDVFIHHYHHSALGSLFNEDVFRDILEVNPHEYWLATDAGLKIYNEQTNQYTHYYNDDKKPYTLSNNHLYKLMKDDRGQVWIGTYGGGLNRFNPQNKRFYAYTFNDKVKGSISNNIVHYIYQDSRKNIWICTSDGLNKYVRKTDSFVVYSVNDGFASNVFNNLVEDQQGHLWITTATGLSEFDPVKLKVKNFDEADGVYSHATICKSPSGDIYLAGNMGIVYFNPLTIKYNQLIPPVFFSDFQVFNKSVVPGAQSSLKQIISAAQDVTLKYDQSEFSIDYVALNYTHSEKNEYAYKLEGFDKKWNYVGKQRKATYTNLSPGTYAFKVIASNNDGVWNSYGKSLTIVITPPWYQTWWAYLIYVALLSGVVYTYWLYKDRQAKLRYEIKIAYIESEKEKELNEKKLSFFTNISHEFRTPLTLIINPVKELLYKDDKNVDTTNLNIVYRNARRLLSLVDQLLLFRKAESEADHLKIVKLDLVSLSKEVFLCFTHQARMKRIGFEFHANAEYLEVYADREKVEIALFNLLSNAVKFTPEGGQITMLVKDSENAVHIEVEDSGCGIPENIGEKLYNRFYQDPNNNTSLKGGFGIGLYLVKNFIERHGGTVDYKSSPEKGTTFTVALLKGTEHLEPGQFLEDTATSSVFLKELIEDESTANAIIEAANEAVYDQQLTAELKTLLVIDDNQDIREYIRQVFKLDYNIYEANNGEEGYELIKEHLPDIVISDVMMPGMSGIELCSLVKEDMAISHIPVILLTASSSPEIKLKGIEGGADDYISKPFDKEILKARVTGLLKSRNTLQQYFYNAITLNTNVHTISIEYQGFLDSCIRIVGEHLKDADFNTQMLAAHLGISYSSLYKKIKLISGQSANSFIRFIRLRKAAELFIHTNNNILETSYEVGINDIKYFREQFKKLFNMNPSQYIKKYRKTFTSDVVNRGHVSKGD from the coding sequence ATGGATATCACTAAAGTCTTCCTTTGTTTGCTAACCTATATTGTTGGGTTAACTTTTACGGCCAATGGACAAAGTGCTAACAGACCCTCTGTTAATAATGTTGGTTATCAGCGTTATGCTATTAAAACCTATACCACGCACGAGGGTTTGCCATCTGACGGTACTACCGCAGCTTTAAAAGACAAACGTGGCTTTATGTGGATAGGCACCATGAACGGCCTTTGCAGGTTTGACGGCTATACGTTTAAAAACCTGGTGAATATTCCGGGTGATAGCACAAGCATCACCAGTAATTACATCAATGCGCTTATTGAAGACCGTGACGGACGGATTTGGGTTGGAACCATGGATGGCTTAAACATTCTGGACCCCGTTACCGAAAAATTTAAGCGTTTTTATCATAAGGATAACGCCAAGGGATCAATCAGCAATAACAAAGTATGGTCGATATTTTGCGATACCCGGGGCGTTGTTTGGGTTGGTACCGATAACGGCTTTAATCAATACGTCAGTAAAACAAATTCGTTTATCATTTACCAGCCTAACCCGCACGATGTTTACGCCATGAAGGGCAAATCGGTTAATGCTATTGTTGAAGATCAATATAATAACTTATGGCTCGGTAACTGGAGCGGCGGTTTAAATAAATTTAATATCACAACAAGGCAATTTACCAGTTACCCGCAGCTACAGCCCCCAAATCAAAAAAATCCGAACGATGTATGGAGTCTGTTTTACGACCGCGATGCCAACCTAATTTGGGTAGGTACCTATTGGAACGGCCTTTTTAGTTATAACCCGGCAACGGCTAAGTATACGGCTTACCCTGCCAATGACCCTGAAAACACAGCTGCCTACAGTATACTGCGGGCTGATCACGAAAATTTGATTGTGGGCGGCGATGCAGGCTTTTATTGGGTTAACACACGTACGAGGCTTTGGACTAAGATAGGCAATATAAGCAATATGGCCGATGGTAGTATGTATGACGATGAGGATGGCATTATCTGGCTCTGCGGTAAAGATGGCTTAACCAAAGTTGACTTTAAGCAGTATAAATTTAACTTTTTGCCCCTGGATATGAAACGCAGGGAAGTTAAAAGTTTGTTGGTTAACGGCACGGCAACCTGGATGGCTACCAACAACGGCTTGTTCAGGTATAGTGCCGATGGTAAAACATCGCGCTTATTTGTGCATACGGGCAACCCTAACAGTTTAACCAGCACCCGCATCAGCAGCTTATACCAGGATAATGAGAACAGGCTATGGCTTACTACCGAAAACGGCTTCGACCGGTACGACGAGCAAAAAGACGTTTTTATTCATCATTATCATCACTCGGCGCTGGGTAGTCTTTTTAACGAAGATGTGTTCAGGGATATACTTGAGGTTAATCCGCACGAGTACTGGCTTGCAACCGATGCCGGCTTAAAAATTTATAACGAGCAAACCAATCAGTACACCCATTATTATAACGACGATAAAAAGCCTTATACGCTGAGCAATAATCACCTTTATAAATTAATGAAGGATGATAGGGGCCAGGTTTGGATAGGTACCTATGGGGGAGGGCTCAACAGGTTTAACCCGCAAAATAAAAGGTTTTACGCCTATACTTTTAATGATAAGGTTAAAGGAAGCATTAGTAACAACATAGTTCACTACATCTACCAGGATTCGCGGAAAAATATCTGGATCTGTACATCCGATGGTTTAAACAAGTACGTACGCAAAACCGATTCGTTTGTGGTTTACTCGGTTAATGATGGTTTCGCCAGCAATGTATTTAATAATTTGGTTGAAGATCAGCAAGGCCATCTTTGGATCACTACGGCCACAGGCTTATCTGAATTTGACCCGGTTAAGTTAAAAGTGAAGAATTTTGACGAGGCCGACGGGGTATACTCGCATGCCACAATCTGTAAAAGCCCAAGTGGAGATATTTATTTGGCCGGCAATATGGGCATTGTATATTTTAATCCGCTTACCATAAAATACAACCAACTGATACCGCCTGTTTTCTTTTCTGATTTCCAGGTGTTTAATAAATCAGTAGTTCCGGGGGCGCAATCATCATTGAAGCAAATTATCAGCGCCGCCCAGGATGTTACTTTAAAATACGATCAAAGCGAATTTTCTATCGATTACGTTGCCCTTAACTATACCCATTCAGAAAAAAACGAATACGCTTATAAATTAGAGGGATTTGATAAAAAATGGAATTACGTTGGCAAACAGCGCAAAGCCACCTATACCAATTTAAGCCCCGGTACTTATGCTTTTAAGGTTATTGCAAGCAATAACGATGGCGTATGGAACAGTTACGGAAAATCGCTCACCATTGTGATCACCCCGCCCTGGTACCAAACCTGGTGGGCATACTTAATTTATGTTGCGCTGCTTTCGGGGGTAGTATACACTTATTGGTTGTATAAAGACAGGCAGGCCAAGCTGAGGTATGAAATTAAGATTGCCTATATTGAAAGTGAAAAAGAAAAGGAGCTGAACGAAAAAAAACTTTCTTTTTTTACCAATATCTCTCACGAGTTCCGTACGCCGCTTACCCTGATCATCAACCCGGTTAAGGAGTTATTGTATAAAGACGATAAAAACGTAGATACCACCAACCTCAATATCGTTTACCGTAATGCCAGAAGGCTGCTTAGTTTAGTTGACCAGTTGTTGTTGTTTAGAAAGGCAGAGTCAGAAGCCGATCATTTAAAAATTGTCAAACTTGACCTGGTGAGCTTGAGTAAGGAAGTGTTTTTATGCTTTACCCACCAGGCGAGGATGAAAAGGATCGGTTTTGAATTTCATGCCAATGCAGAATACCTTGAAGTTTATGCCGACAGAGAAAAAGTGGAGATAGCGCTTTTTAACCTTTTATCAAACGCGGTGAAATTTACGCCCGAAGGTGGGCAGATCACCATGTTGGTTAAAGATTCAGAAAATGCGGTGCACATCGAAGTTGAAGACTCCGGTTGCGGCATTCCTGAAAATATCGGCGAAAAACTTTACAACCGCTTTTACCAGGATCCGAATAACAACACCTCATTAAAGGGTGGATTTGGAATAGGCTTGTACCTGGTAAAAAATTTTATTGAACGCCACGGTGGTACCGTTGACTACAAAAGCAGTCCGGAAAAAGGGACAACATTCACCGTTGCTTTACTTAAAGGGACGGAACACCTTGAGCCAGGGCAGTTTTTAGAAGACACCGCCACCAGCTCTGTATTTTTAAAGGAACTGATAGAAGACGAAAGTACGGCAAATGCCATTATTGAAGCAGCCAACGAAGCCGTTTACGACCAGCAGCTTACTGCCGAACTGAAAACCCTGCTGGTTATTGACGATAACCAGGACATCAGGGAATACATCAGGCAGGTGTTTAAGCTGGATTATAACATTTATGAAGCCAACAATGGCGAGGAAGGGTATGAGCTGATTAAGGAACATTTGCCTGATATTGTGATAAGCGATGTGATGATGCCCGGCATGAGCGGCATTGAGTTATGCAGCCTCGTGAAAGAAGACATGGCCATATCGCACATCCCCGTTATCTTATTAACAGCCAGTTCCTCGCCCGAAATTAAGCTGAAGGGAATTGAAGGCGGGGCCGACGATTACATCAGCAAACCTTTTGATAAAGAGATACTAAAGGCCAGGGTAACCGGCTTGTTGAAAAGCAGGAACACCTTGCAGCAATATTTTTATAATGCCATCACTCTCAATACCAATGTGCATACAATTTCTATTGAATACCAGGGGTTTCTGGATAGCTGTATACGCATTGTGGGGGAGCATCTTAAAGATGCGGATTTTAACACGCAGATGCTGGCCGCTCACCTTGGCATATCTTATTCCAGCTTGTATAAAAAAATTAAGCTGATATCAGGCCAGTCTGCCAATAGTTTCATCAGGTTTATCCGTTTACGAAAAGCGGCCGAGCTATTTATACATACCAACAACAATATTCTCGAAACATCCTACGAGGTTGGTATCAACGACATTAAATATTTCAGGGAACAATTTAAAAAGCTGTTTAACATGAATCCCTCGCAGTACATAAAAAAATATCGCAAAACATTTACCAGTGATGTAGTTAACCGCGGTCATGTATCCAAGGGCGATTAG
- a CDS encoding SusC/RagA family TonB-linked outer membrane protein — MKRVIPNEFPPPRTNTKFQGAIVFLFVLLGACVQANAARYLNTAYAPRINRADTVISGTIVDNQGLPLPGATIAVKGTTRGTTSGIDGKYSIKVTAPNTHLIFSMIGFASQDVAITGQRALNIKMLPDSKSLNEVVVVGYGTQKKATLTGSVSVISGGDVAKSPAVNLTNSFAGRISGVVANNTSGEPGYDGSNILIRGLATTGSNDVLVVVDGIPGQIGGLSRLDPNDIESVSVLKDASAAVYGNRAANGVILVTTKRGKTGKPSVSYSFNQGFSSPTRLPKLADAPTYAQIVNEISYYNSPSGGMNQVYSAAQIQKFADGSDPLNYPNTDWEKVTLKSVALQNQQNLTVSGGSEDVKYFTSLGTSYQDGLYKNGATKYNQYNFRANVDANISEGFKIGVSLSGREEDRQYPTTNAGDNFRAIYRSYPTSAAYYPNGLPTTGIDQVNPALTPTSIGGLSNNPTQTFNGIVKASYQLPGLKGLSVDGFFSADKSGTFNKTFYTPYNVYTYSSSTNSYTRSTEGGSNGLAYLFESQLNQSLTTSNIKLNFVRDFGKHSINSFVAYEQSSTKYDYFWAQRNNFPSTTTPELSQGGSAAGDATNGGSSSDNNSDPTKLRNNYNRRSVISRVAYNYEEKYLLEGQLRADGSSIFAAGHQWGYFPSISAGYRISKEDWFHDRVKFIDDLKFRASYGVLGDDNINAFQYINNYSFNNYVVLDNGTGAAVVSGIDLTKLANANITWSTAKKTDFAINAVFLKNFTVEAIYFNQKRSNILAYRTSIPATSGIVNPSSGTPLVPAENIGKVNSNGFEGTLGYNHPGKFNWGISGNVTYAKSKIIYIDEAAGTLSYQRQTGGALNTYLLYNAIGIFRTQAQLNSTPHVDGAQVGDLIYEDHNGDGKITAADQVRTKYGNVPQMTFGLTLTAAYNKFDLSVLFSGQAMVSQYVLPESGTVGNFYSSWADNRWSPSNPNGSYPRVSSRASSAVSGGQYPSTFWLNDASFVRLKNVQLGYTLPDNILSRIHIKGVRVYASGFNLFTITKVKDYDPEGTNGSGQFYPQQRIINLGANVKF, encoded by the coding sequence ATGAAAAGAGTAATACCAAACGAATTTCCACCACCACGTACTAACACAAAGTTTCAGGGTGCTATTGTTTTCTTATTTGTGTTGTTGGGCGCCTGTGTGCAGGCTAATGCTGCACGCTACCTCAATACGGCTTATGCGCCCCGTATAAACCGGGCGGATACGGTAATTAGCGGAACTATTGTTGATAACCAGGGATTGCCTTTGCCAGGTGCTACCATAGCTGTTAAAGGCACTACCCGCGGAACAACCTCTGGTATTGATGGTAAGTACTCCATCAAGGTTACAGCTCCTAACACGCATCTCATCTTCTCGATGATAGGCTTTGCTTCTCAGGATGTTGCAATTACGGGCCAGCGGGCATTAAATATCAAAATGCTGCCTGATTCAAAGTCGTTGAATGAGGTCGTAGTAGTTGGGTACGGTACCCAGAAGAAAGCCACCTTAACGGGATCGGTGTCCGTTATAAGCGGCGGCGACGTAGCTAAAAGCCCCGCGGTTAATTTAACCAACTCATTTGCCGGCCGTATCTCCGGCGTGGTGGCTAACAATACATCCGGCGAACCGGGCTATGATGGCTCGAATATCCTGATCAGGGGCCTTGCAACTACCGGTAGTAACGATGTGTTGGTGGTTGTTGATGGTATCCCTGGCCAGATAGGTGGTTTATCCCGTCTTGACCCTAACGATATCGAAAGCGTATCCGTATTGAAAGATGCATCAGCGGCAGTATATGGTAACAGGGCTGCTAACGGTGTAATTTTAGTAACTACTAAAAGAGGAAAAACAGGCAAGCCTTCGGTATCTTATAGTTTTAACCAGGGCTTTAGTTCGCCTACCCGCTTACCTAAGCTTGCCGACGCGCCTACTTACGCGCAGATTGTTAACGAAATAAGCTATTACAATTCACCTTCGGGGGGGATGAACCAGGTTTACAGCGCGGCACAAATACAAAAATTTGCAGATGGCTCAGACCCGCTGAACTACCCTAATACCGATTGGGAAAAAGTAACATTAAAGAGCGTTGCGTTGCAAAACCAACAAAATTTAACTGTTTCGGGCGGGAGCGAGGATGTAAAGTATTTTACCTCACTGGGTACTTCTTACCAGGATGGTCTTTATAAAAATGGCGCAACCAAATACAACCAATATAATTTCCGCGCCAATGTTGACGCGAATATTTCAGAAGGTTTTAAAATAGGTGTATCACTATCGGGTAGGGAAGAGGATCGGCAATACCCAACAACCAATGCCGGTGATAATTTCAGGGCTATATACCGTTCTTATCCTACAAGTGCGGCTTATTACCCTAACGGTTTGCCAACCACAGGTATAGACCAGGTTAACCCCGCGCTTACACCTACCTCTATAGGCGGCTTAAGCAATAACCCAACACAAACCTTTAATGGTATAGTTAAGGCCAGTTATCAATTACCGGGCCTAAAAGGCTTGTCGGTAGATGGTTTTTTCTCGGCAGATAAATCCGGAACTTTTAACAAAACGTTCTACACCCCTTATAATGTTTATACGTATAGCAGCAGTACCAATAGCTATACGCGAAGCACTGAAGGAGGCTCAAACGGCTTAGCCTATCTTTTCGAATCACAGCTCAATCAATCGTTAACAACATCCAATATTAAGTTGAATTTTGTTAGAGATTTTGGTAAACATAGTATCAACTCTTTTGTGGCTTACGAGCAAAGCAGTACCAAGTACGATTACTTTTGGGCACAACGAAACAACTTTCCGAGCACAACAACGCCCGAGCTATCACAAGGTGGTTCGGCAGCGGGCGATGCTACTAACGGCGGCAGCAGCAGCGATAATAACTCCGATCCAACCAAGTTGCGCAACAATTACAACCGCCGGAGCGTGATAAGCCGGGTGGCCTATAACTACGAGGAAAAATACTTGCTCGAGGGCCAATTGCGTGCCGATGGTTCTTCAATTTTTGCTGCCGGGCACCAATGGGGATATTTCCCTTCCATATCTGCCGGTTACCGTATTTCAAAAGAAGACTGGTTTCATGATCGTGTTAAGTTTATTGATGATTTGAAATTCAGGGCATCCTACGGTGTGCTCGGAGATGATAATATAAATGCATTTCAATACATTAATAATTATAGTTTCAATAATTATGTGGTGTTGGATAATGGCACGGGCGCGGCTGTGGTATCTGGTATCGATTTAACTAAACTGGCCAATGCTAATATCACATGGTCTACGGCTAAAAAAACCGACTTTGCCATTAATGCAGTGTTCTTAAAAAACTTTACCGTTGAAGCGATCTACTTTAACCAAAAACGGTCAAATATATTAGCCTACCGTACGTCTATACCTGCTACGTCCGGAATCGTGAACCCTTCTTCTGGTACGCCACTGGTACCTGCCGAAAATATCGGTAAGGTAAATAGCAATGGTTTTGAAGGAACTTTAGGTTATAACCATCCCGGCAAGTTTAATTGGGGAATATCAGGAAATGTAACCTATGCCAAAAGCAAAATTATATATATAGATGAGGCGGCGGGTACATTATCTTACCAGCGGCAAACCGGTGGAGCCTTAAATACCTATCTATTGTATAATGCTATCGGTATCTTCAGAACTCAAGCCCAACTGAACAGTACGCCGCATGTTGACGGTGCCCAGGTTGGCGATTTGATTTATGAGGATCACAATGGCGATGGCAAGATCACGGCCGCCGATCAGGTTAGAACTAAGTATGGAAATGTTCCGCAAATGACATTCGGTTTAACACTGACTGCAGCATACAACAAATTCGATCTGTCAGTGCTATTTTCAGGACAAGCTATGGTGAGTCAGTATGTGCTTCCCGAATCCGGAACAGTAGGTAACTTTTACAGCTCATGGGCTGATAACCGCTGGAGCCCGAGCAATCCGAATGGCAGCTATCCAAGAGTATCCAGTCGGGCATCAAGTGCCGTTAGCGGCGGGCAGTATCCCAGCACCTTCTGGTTAAACGATGCTTCCTTTGTCCGTTTAAAAAATGTGCAGTTAGGTTATACCCTGCCCGATAATATTTTATCCCGTATACACATCAAAGGGGTAAGAGTATATGCAAGCGGTTTTAACTTGTTCACGATAACCAAAGTGAAGGATTATGATCCGGAAGGAACAAACGGAAGCGGTCAGTTCTATCCGCAACAACGGATTATTAACCTGGGTGCGAATGTTAAATTTTAA
- the galA gene encoding beta-galactosidase GalA — protein MIKKLYFRAIICLSILPLAVSGQTQNRRTHVNFDAGWKFSLGNASDPKRDFNYGIGNIFSKSGETAGTCIATDFKDSTWTNVKLPHDWVVALPFQYVKNDDIDSHGYKPVGALFPENSIGWYRKTFTVNKADSGKRYEIQFDGVYRDSKVWLNGYYIGGHFSGYNSFSFDITDFIKFGQKNVMVVRADATQSEGWFYEGAGIYRHAWLNSYNNVHFKTAGGLFAHAEVSDGKAQVTIEADIENRGITATEATLYSYITDRNGKIIATGKQLPFTEAIRENKKLTDEMTIINPRLWSLDDAYLYRAVSLIKSGGHTIDSVNVKFGVRTFKFDSEKGFFLNGKPLKVQGVSCHQDHAGVGSALPDELQYYRITLLKEMGVNAYRTTHNPPTPELLDACDSLGMLVMDETRLLTSGQEYEQQYRDLILRDRNHASIFMWSIGNEEYATHRTDIGKRIAQNQILLQQQLDPTRTSTYAANMGNVYRGVNEVIPVRGFNYNLSGIDGYHKEHPLQPIIGTEVASTVTTRSIYVKDTVHAYVPDYDVTFPPWASTAETWWKITDARPWFMGGFAWTGFDYRGEPTPYRWPNINSHFGIMDMCGFPKSVYYYYQSWWTDKDILHIAPHWNWKGKEGQPIEVWVNTNADDVELYLNGKSLGKKEMTRDGHLVWTVTYQPGKLVAVAHKKGKVIAAKVETTTAAYRIVLSPSKKILLANGEDAVVVNATVVDKSGREVPDALDLLHFDIKGDAEIIGVGNGDPSSHEPDKCSTGQWQRSLFGGKAQLIVRAGTHEGNVAIVATGTGLKSIELPLVQKLK, from the coding sequence ATGATAAAAAAACTTTACTTCAGGGCCATCATCTGTTTAAGCATCCTGCCTTTAGCGGTAAGCGGGCAAACGCAAAACAGGCGAACCCATGTCAATTTTGATGCAGGCTGGAAGTTTAGCCTGGGCAATGCCTCAGACCCTAAACGCGATTTTAATTACGGTATCGGGAATATTTTTTCAAAATCGGGCGAAACGGCAGGTACCTGTATAGCCACTGATTTTAAAGATTCTACCTGGACCAACGTAAAGTTACCGCACGATTGGGTTGTTGCGCTGCCTTTTCAATACGTAAAAAATGACGACATCGATTCGCATGGTTACAAACCGGTAGGAGCCTTATTTCCCGAAAATAGTATTGGCTGGTACCGCAAAACGTTTACGGTTAATAAAGCAGATTCGGGCAAGCGCTATGAAATTCAGTTTGACGGCGTTTACCGCGACAGCAAAGTTTGGTTGAACGGTTATTATATCGGCGGACATTTTAGCGGCTATAATAGCTTTTCGTTTGATATCACAGATTTTATCAAATTCGGCCAAAAGAACGTGATGGTGGTACGTGCCGATGCCACCCAAAGCGAAGGCTGGTTTTACGAAGGCGCAGGGATATACCGCCACGCCTGGCTTAACAGCTACAATAACGTTCATTTTAAAACAGCCGGTGGACTTTTTGCGCATGCCGAAGTATCGGACGGAAAAGCGCAGGTGACAATAGAAGCTGATATTGAGAACAGGGGTATTACTGCAACGGAGGCAACTTTATACAGTTATATAACCGACCGGAACGGCAAAATTATAGCTACAGGCAAACAGCTGCCATTTACCGAAGCCATACGGGAAAATAAAAAACTGACTGACGAGATGACCATCATCAATCCCCGCTTATGGTCGTTGGATGATGCCTATCTGTACAGGGCGGTATCATTGATTAAATCGGGTGGACATACCATCGATAGCGTGAACGTTAAATTCGGTGTACGCACTTTTAAATTTGATAGCGAGAAGGGTTTCTTTTTAAATGGCAAACCATTAAAGGTACAAGGTGTAAGCTGCCACCAGGATCATGCGGGTGTGGGCTCGGCACTGCCCGATGAATTGCAGTATTACCGCATTACATTGTTAAAAGAAATGGGCGTTAACGCCTACCGCACAACACATAACCCACCAACACCCGAATTGTTGGATGCCTGCGATAGCCTGGGTATGCTGGTGATGGACGAAACACGCTTACTAACAAGCGGGCAGGAGTACGAACAACAATATCGTGATCTGATATTGCGCGACCGTAACCATGCCTCCATTTTTATGTGGTCAATAGGTAACGAAGAGTACGCCACCCACCGGACAGATATCGGAAAGCGTATAGCTCAGAATCAAATATTATTACAACAGCAACTTGACCCTACCCGCACAAGCACCTATGCCGCCAATATGGGTAATGTTTACCGGGGGGTAAACGAAGTGATACCGGTGCGGGGCTTCAATTATAATTTATCGGGGATTGACGGATACCATAAAGAGCATCCTTTGCAGCCGATTATAGGTACAGAGGTAGCCAGTACGGTTACTACCCGCAGTATCTATGTTAAAGATACAGTGCATGCTTACGTGCCCGATTATGATGTCACTTTCCCACCCTGGGCATCAACAGCCGAAACATGGTGGAAAATTACGGATGCAAGGCCATGGTTTATGGGCGGATTTGCCTGGACAGGTTTTGACTACCGTGGCGAGCCAACGCCATACCGGTGGCCTAATATCAATTCGCATTTCGGCATTATGGATATGTGCGGTTTCCCCAAAAGCGTGTATTACTACTACCAATCCTGGTGGACAGATAAGGATATATTGCATATTGCACCGCACTGGAATTGGAAGGGAAAAGAAGGGCAACCCATTGAGGTTTGGGTAAACACCAATGCCGATGATGTTGAGCTATACCTTAACGGCAAAAGCCTTGGGAAAAAGGAAATGACACGCGATGGACATTTGGTTTGGACGGTGACTTACCAGCCCGGCAAACTTGTTGCTGTAGCCCATAAAAAAGGTAAGGTGATTGCTGCCAAAGTTGAAACCACAACGGCTGCTTATCGCATTGTGCTATCGCCATCCAAAAAGATATTGCTGGCCAACGGCGAAGATGCGGTGGTTGTTAATGCCACTGTAGTTGACAAGAGTGGTCGCGAAGTTCCGGATGCGCTGGATCTGCTGCATTTCGATATCAAAGGCGATGCCGAGATCATCGGTGTTGGCAACGGAGATCCAAGCAGCCACGAGCCCGATAAATGCTCGACAGGCCAATGGCAACGCAGCCTGTTTGGAGGCAAAGCGCAATTGATTGTAAGGGCAGGTACGCACGAAGGTAATGTAGCCATTGTTGCTACCGGTACCGGCCTTAAATCTATTGAGCTTCCATTAGTTCAAAAATTGAAATAG